A genomic window from Fibrobacterota bacterium includes:
- a CDS encoding fibro-slime domain-containing protein, producing MPTVQTGLIRKLFSVLLLATLGHAAKTVIVLNPWASDAILSSGTPQIFGTPNNWNGDMVAANQFQRVNGNLWSFTFTSNTPGDFRLLNRATSSTGSNWNEYGLGGLANGTSFNLDAQFATQDTLWIVPDTTTAARTPVIRTTSPVVVVPPAKRGTLMLLNPWATTDSGRAPSMQVSGSAWTALAPVAGNAGWYSGPLSFSTTLQVGLRNASGTSYLGAGGLVATPAILTLDTAFARNDTIWVVPTTAAPRILSAAPVATSTVIMLLNPWEALLPGRAPSIQVEAQAWKPFTAVTGGTGWYSTSTAHISRLQVSIRKADTTAWLGTTGSVTTPAVLLLDSARAKNDTIWLVSFSGTVRALSQAPRIVRLMVFNPWDGVFPLQRPVAYFDGSAVGNPMVPSRTQCGWYELALPVLPSNVLLRSSGTGVAFGLGGLTKTTPLSLAGITADSIWIAPAPAPTGSSLGVTHRSDSGTCNTAILATTVHDFGTHPNFNQAISNVVTGMIQDTLDSFRKPVLKANLANNNLIRTWFRDSAGANAATCRDIALTMDTLTGTYRIDQPEFFPVDDFLTLPNGTPNPFNNLNTTGNTYTHNFAFCMESHGEFEYKPGQVLDFRGDDDLFYFIDGKLRMELGGIHGPASGSILLDTMGLTVGQTYPWDFFFCERRPTGSSFRITTSMNLRTDLALRFQDSVSGRSSVVQIWSAQTIGRGCAATKIEQPAPGQVFLIGPDASTWTRLPVGTSFGGIRVSDSGWQTVLDTSALTGLPYGHYVVRVRSARDTGKFRDLPFSLLPPEPPKHKLEPGARCDLLSGKLPAGEGCLDVGSLDGTTLRTPLATTRLSSDGLVLCGTGSVVVPGTDIAYIVDQSSSMDGGTRLFDGKDTINFSSCQNWTVNRTVYPAGAPLVNINGSPYRMIPTSMTDSAMARCAPSGDPYTVRVKTLQAAIAQHGQASPTSQAAWISFGGTYHASSLANLGDLFQRDSLINGIQLEKLTGTNYANPLGWARALLQGATGPAGTMPGSVNQRKAIIMISDGSPQDGLAGIFAALGNSPTVIDPNGANWTLASGPTPPVFGIMLSNTAQAGNVLDSLARRTGGRYFLIPPLDRDSFTRAMSFILGSVINKGTPDSLQVTNTTNGQVSVGVASTREGSGWRFRLDSLVGLEPGPNVLQLRNVLHLSGRDSVVSATWTVVVSDSAPQIVPNGPDSTVMAACFDPTRLRIRPARDTSRLFADVGDTELKFLVDYRYDRQMTAPLWFATDMSKDAGFFAPALAAPPTGVRALVEGVRTWSGTKVDPTDNIVQTSTGWDTVRAIYVTPRDKRDVATAFLPVRRPSMAGIFLSPDTAEGKSGMLLATVIDSNVLADTVLAKVYHSRGDTVRLVLRRDVSGNFTASFAFHQASPIVVEDPALQMGPQRQFLLDTVFGSYGKALDTAYLRRPPPRLRFINAAGIPFDNLPFRTVDLGTSDTLRIGLFVGDSLLRQDIPLTITFPPTVGVQTLPPAPASALVLGSAFLQTTGLALSPDGLVTLRALGLSDSLQFQVGVVGYHLRYIDPAGNLVDSASIDRDVLTDTLLRIEVWNKNGLCATCNGWMSPVQLPGQILLLTPAGVPQDSIEIVAGKAAFRVFGASPIQGQTLRLWSASLAAGGTIAPVTFRPYRLRFLDAAGQALDAFSVDTVLRSRVVMDVQLWGMHGPVAFSASMKATALDPDISVSDISGVSGSTFVLANGRARLWLRSDAPVDASALQLSVDSLWAAVAAQPLTWRSLPPASAVYQDMDGDGGLDRVTVRLQLPWSPSNAFALPWPAAANLLDLSKAKMTVSADSLSVEWNFDSAQSPRTTGWIGSIPQGAFVWSAGRPAQAFPIFELIAPIPVRAQLRRGSGVDTLVVSVSEPLDASLVNAAADLVRRIAPASSVTAANATWDPVRNQLRLEIGRDSVDRIVRPGDSVRLAANGQARDAGGAAPGIVAPSVVVEGLDQLPTLAVVTDDDADGKADHVTLHFAIAPRVVDAYTFRWPDRDGILQSRTVGATPTSTDSGGLVQVFAIEPWAFGATSCSNPGCSGLGTMWTTRWADTLSGRFDELDRVMPVIIKAQLRFARTEGPLDTLRAILSEPVTATDGGIWINWGKPSRNEAGDPVVRKAQVFGKGNIVELYVDSTFLATASDSVRIAQGGGIADLVGNAPGSKVLWTPLEIGPTRLKLQVQPWPAMANYTGWQIPPSEPPLSVYVRATAADPWRGLDGSAPAQDASHYAGLLLKTNKDLDDAAIYVYDNSGVAVTKIDLSPVQELVRKGLLPTTIRGDVQVWIAWNGKGSTMSMASSGVYLFRVIAWKMFEGKREMVHQVYTLGWRNPITPAPPKDLPFLPQYDW from the coding sequence GTGCCAACCGTTCAAACTGGGCTCATCCGCAAGTTGTTCTCCGTCCTTTTGCTGGCCACCTTGGGGCATGCGGCCAAGACCGTCATCGTGCTCAATCCTTGGGCCAGCGACGCCATCTTGTCCAGTGGCACCCCCCAGATCTTCGGCACCCCCAACAACTGGAACGGAGACATGGTCGCCGCCAACCAGTTCCAGCGCGTGAACGGCAACTTGTGGTCGTTCACCTTCACCTCCAACACCCCTGGTGACTTCCGCCTGTTGAATCGAGCCACCAGCAGCACCGGCAGCAATTGGAACGAATACGGGCTCGGCGGCCTGGCCAATGGCACTTCCTTCAACCTCGACGCCCAGTTCGCCACCCAAGACACCCTCTGGATCGTTCCGGACACCACCACGGCCGCCCGCACCCCCGTGATCCGCACCACCAGCCCCGTGGTGGTGGTTCCACCCGCCAAGCGGGGCACCCTGATGCTCCTGAACCCCTGGGCGACCACCGATTCCGGCCGTGCCCCTTCCATGCAGGTCTCCGGTTCGGCCTGGACAGCCCTCGCCCCGGTGGCGGGCAATGCAGGCTGGTACTCGGGTCCGCTCAGCTTCTCCACCACCCTGCAGGTGGGATTGCGCAACGCATCGGGCACATCCTATCTGGGAGCCGGTGGTCTGGTCGCGACCCCCGCCATCCTGACTCTGGACACGGCTTTCGCTCGCAACGACACGATCTGGGTGGTCCCCACCACGGCCGCCCCACGGATCCTTTCGGCCGCCCCGGTGGCCACCTCCACCGTGATCATGCTGCTCAACCCGTGGGAAGCCCTCCTGCCTGGACGAGCACCATCCATCCAGGTGGAAGCCCAGGCCTGGAAGCCATTCACGGCCGTGACCGGTGGCACGGGCTGGTATTCCACGAGCACCGCGCATATTTCCAGGTTGCAGGTTTCCATTCGCAAGGCCGACACCACCGCATGGCTCGGCACGACAGGATCCGTCACCACCCCCGCCGTCCTGCTCCTGGACAGCGCCCGCGCCAAGAACGACACCATCTGGCTGGTTTCCTTCTCCGGGACGGTGCGAGCCCTTTCCCAGGCTCCGCGCATCGTGCGCCTGATGGTCTTCAATCCGTGGGACGGCGTGTTCCCCTTGCAACGCCCCGTGGCCTACTTCGATGGATCCGCCGTCGGCAATCCCATGGTTCCTTCCAGGACCCAATGCGGATGGTACGAACTGGCGCTGCCCGTCCTCCCCTCCAACGTGTTGCTGCGATCCTCCGGAACGGGCGTCGCCTTCGGGTTAGGCGGCCTGACCAAAACCACTCCGCTGAGTCTCGCGGGCATCACGGCCGACAGCATCTGGATCGCCCCGGCTCCGGCGCCCACGGGATCTTCCCTCGGCGTGACACACCGGTCAGATTCCGGCACCTGCAACACCGCGATCCTGGCCACCACGGTCCACGACTTCGGGACGCACCCCAACTTCAACCAGGCCATTTCGAACGTGGTGACCGGCATGATCCAGGACACCCTGGATTCCTTCCGCAAACCCGTGCTCAAGGCCAACCTCGCCAACAACAACCTGATCCGCACCTGGTTTCGCGATTCGGCAGGGGCCAACGCGGCCACCTGCCGGGACATCGCGCTGACCATGGACACCCTCACGGGAACCTACCGCATCGATCAGCCCGAATTCTTCCCGGTCGATGATTTCCTGACCCTTCCCAACGGAACGCCCAATCCGTTCAACAACCTGAACACCACGGGGAACACGTACACCCACAACTTCGCCTTCTGCATGGAGAGCCACGGCGAGTTCGAGTACAAGCCTGGACAAGTTCTGGACTTCCGCGGCGACGACGATCTGTTCTACTTCATCGACGGAAAGCTTCGCATGGAGCTTGGCGGCATCCACGGCCCGGCATCCGGCTCCATCCTGCTGGACACGATGGGGCTGACCGTGGGCCAGACCTACCCGTGGGATTTCTTCTTCTGCGAACGACGACCCACCGGATCCAGCTTCCGCATCACCACCTCCATGAACCTGCGCACCGATCTGGCCTTGCGGTTCCAGGATTCCGTCTCGGGTAGGAGTTCCGTGGTGCAGATCTGGTCTGCCCAGACCATCGGCCGCGGCTGCGCGGCGACGAAGATCGAGCAACCCGCTCCCGGGCAGGTGTTCCTGATCGGCCCCGATGCGAGCACCTGGACCCGCCTGCCGGTGGGAACGAGTTTCGGAGGCATCCGGGTTTCCGACAGCGGCTGGCAAACGGTGTTGGACACTTCGGCGCTGACCGGCCTTCCGTACGGCCACTACGTGGTGCGCGTGCGCAGCGCCCGCGACACCGGCAAATTCCGCGATCTCCCCTTCAGCCTGCTTCCGCCCGAGCCTCCCAAGCACAAGCTCGAGCCCGGCGCCCGATGCGACCTGCTTTCCGGCAAGCTTCCCGCCGGCGAAGGCTGCCTGGACGTGGGATCTCTCGACGGAACCACCCTGCGCACACCCCTGGCCACCACGCGATTGTCTTCCGACGGACTGGTCCTGTGTGGGACAGGAAGTGTCGTCGTGCCAGGCACGGACATCGCCTACATCGTGGATCAGTCCTCCAGCATGGACGGGGGCACGCGGCTGTTCGACGGCAAGGACACCATCAATTTCAGCTCCTGCCAGAACTGGACGGTCAACCGCACGGTCTATCCGGCCGGTGCGCCGCTGGTCAACATCAACGGCTCTCCCTACCGGATGATCCCCACCAGCATGACGGATTCCGCCATGGCCCGTTGCGCGCCCTCCGGCGATCCCTACACGGTGCGCGTCAAGACACTCCAGGCGGCGATCGCCCAGCACGGCCAGGCCAGCCCCACCTCGCAGGCCGCATGGATCTCCTTCGGCGGAACCTACCATGCATCGAGCCTGGCCAACCTGGGAGACCTGTTCCAACGCGATTCGCTGATCAACGGCATCCAACTGGAAAAGCTCACCGGAACCAACTACGCCAACCCTCTGGGCTGGGCGCGCGCCCTTCTCCAAGGCGCCACCGGCCCGGCGGGCACCATGCCAGGATCAGTCAACCAGCGCAAGGCGATCATCATGATCTCCGACGGCTCCCCCCAGGATGGACTGGCCGGCATCTTCGCCGCCCTCGGCAACAGCCCCACGGTCATCGACCCGAACGGCGCGAACTGGACGCTCGCGAGCGGCCCCACGCCTCCGGTGTTCGGGATCATGCTTTCCAACACCGCCCAGGCGGGCAACGTGCTGGATTCCCTGGCACGCCGTACCGGAGGACGCTATTTCCTGATCCCGCCCCTGGATCGCGACAGCTTCACACGGGCCATGAGTTTCATCCTCGGGTCGGTCATCAACAAGGGCACACCGGATTCCCTCCAGGTGACCAACACCACCAACGGACAGGTTTCCGTCGGGGTTGCGAGCACCCGCGAAGGCAGCGGCTGGCGCTTCCGCCTGGACTCCCTGGTGGGCCTGGAGCCGGGGCCCAACGTGCTGCAACTGCGCAACGTGCTGCACCTGTCCGGCAGGGATTCCGTGGTTTCCGCCACCTGGACGGTGGTGGTCAGCGATTCGGCCCCGCAGATCGTCCCCAATGGCCCCGATTCCACCGTGATGGCCGCCTGCTTCGATCCCACCCGGCTGCGGATCCGTCCCGCCCGTGACACTTCCCGTCTATTCGCGGACGTGGGCGACACGGAACTGAAATTCCTGGTGGACTACCGCTACGATCGCCAGATGACCGCCCCCCTGTGGTTTGCCACCGACATGTCCAAGGACGCGGGCTTCTTCGCACCCGCCCTGGCCGCACCTCCCACGGGAGTCCGCGCACTGGTGGAGGGCGTGCGCACCTGGAGCGGCACGAAGGTGGATCCCACCGACAACATCGTCCAAACCAGCACCGGATGGGACACGGTCCGGGCGATCTACGTGACTCCGCGCGACAAACGCGACGTGGCCACGGCCTTTTTGCCGGTCAGGCGGCCGTCCATGGCAGGCATCTTCCTTTCGCCGGACACCGCCGAGGGCAAATCCGGCATGCTTCTGGCCACGGTGATCGATTCCAACGTCCTGGCCGACACGGTGCTCGCCAAGGTCTACCATTCCCGGGGCGACACGGTGAGGCTGGTGCTTCGGCGCGACGTGTCCGGCAATTTCACGGCTTCCTTCGCCTTCCACCAAGCCAGCCCGATCGTCGTCGAAGACCCCGCCCTGCAGATGGGACCGCAGCGACAATTTCTGCTCGACACCGTCTTCGGATCCTACGGAAAGGCGCTGGACACAGCCTATCTGCGACGTCCACCGCCACGGCTGCGCTTCATCAACGCGGCGGGCATCCCCTTCGACAACCTTCCCTTCCGCACGGTCGACCTGGGAACTTCCGACACCCTCCGCATCGGCCTGTTCGTGGGCGATTCCCTGTTGCGCCAGGACATTCCCCTGACCATCACCTTCCCGCCCACCGTGGGCGTGCAGACCTTGCCGCCCGCCCCGGCGTCGGCACTGGTGCTGGGCTCCGCCTTCCTGCAAACCACCGGCTTGGCGCTTTCGCCCGACGGTCTGGTCACCTTGCGAGCCTTGGGACTGTCCGATTCCCTCCAGTTCCAAGTGGGTGTCGTGGGTTACCATCTGCGCTACATCGATCCGGCCGGCAATCTGGTGGACTCCGCCTCGATCGATCGCGACGTGCTCACCGACACCCTCCTTCGGATCGAGGTGTGGAACAAGAACGGCCTCTGCGCCACCTGCAACGGATGGATGTCCCCGGTGCAGCTGCCCGGACAGATTTTGCTGCTGACTCCCGCGGGTGTTCCGCAGGATTCCATCGAGATCGTCGCCGGAAAGGCCGCCTTCCGCGTCTTCGGCGCCTCCCCCATCCAAGGCCAGACGCTCCGGCTGTGGTCGGCGAGCCTGGCCGCGGGCGGAACCATCGCGCCGGTCACTTTCCGTCCGTATCGGCTCCGCTTCCTGGACGCGGCTGGCCAAGCGCTCGATGCCTTCAGCGTGGATACCGTGCTGCGCTCCCGCGTCGTGATGGATGTCCAACTCTGGGGAATGCACGGCCCCGTCGCGTTCTCCGCCTCGATGAAGGCCACCGCTCTGGATCCGGATATCTCGGTGTCCGATATCTCCGGTGTTTCCGGCTCCACCTTCGTCCTGGCCAACGGACGCGCTCGTCTTTGGCTCCGCTCGGACGCTCCCGTGGACGCCAGTGCCCTGCAGCTTTCGGTGGACTCGCTGTGGGCTGCCGTCGCGGCCCAGCCACTCACCTGGCGCTCGCTGCCCCCGGCCTCCGCAGTCTACCAGGACATGGATGGCGACGGAGGATTGGATCGCGTGACCGTGCGTCTGCAGCTTCCCTGGTCTCCCTCGAACGCCTTCGCGCTTCCTTGGCCCGCCGCCGCCAACCTGCTGGATCTTTCCAAGGCGAAGATGACGGTCTCCGCGGATTCCCTTTCCGTGGAATGGAACTTCGACTCCGCGCAATCGCCTCGGACCACCGGTTGGATCGGCTCCATCCCCCAGGGGGCATTCGTTTGGTCGGCGGGAAGGCCCGCCCAGGCCTTCCCGATCTTCGAGCTCATCGCCCCGATCCCGGTGCGCGCCCAGCTGCGGCGGGGTTCGGGCGTGGACACCTTGGTGGTCTCCGTCTCCGAGCCCTTGGACGCGTCCCTGGTGAACGCGGCCGCAGATCTTGTCCGGCGCATCGCGCCCGCAAGTTCGGTCACGGCGGCCAACGCGACCTGGGATCCGGTCCGCAACCAACTGCGCCTGGAAATCGGTCGCGACAGCGTGGATCGCATCGTGCGTCCCGGCGACAGCGTTCGTCTGGCTGCGAATGGACAAGCCCGAGACGCCGGAGGCGCTGCGCCAGGAATTGTCGCCCCCTCCGTGGTGGTGGAAGGACTCGATCAGCTGCCCACCCTGGCCGTGGTCACCGACGACGACGCCGACGGCAAGGCAGATCACGTCACGCTCCATTTCGCCATCGCGCCACGCGTTGTGGATGCCTACACCTTCCGCTGGCCCGATCGCGACGGGATCCTGCAATCCAGGACCGTGGGTGCGACTCCGACCAGCACCGATTCCGGCGGTCTCGTGCAGGTGTTCGCCATCGAGCCATGGGCTTTCGGCGCCACCTCCTGCTCCAATCCGGGCTGTTCGGGCTTGGGCACGATGTGGACCACACGCTGGGCCGACACCCTCTCCGGAAGGTTCGACGAACTGGACCGCGTGATGCCCGTGATCATCAAGGCGCAACTTCGCTTCGCCCGCACAGAAGGCCCTCTGGACACCCTGCGCGCCATCCTTTCCGAGCCGGTCACCGCCACCGATGGGGGCATCTGGATCAACTGGGGCAAGCCTTCCAGGAACGAGGCCGGAGATCCCGTGGTGCGCAAGGCCCAGGTCTTCGGAAAGGGCAACATCGTGGAGCTCTACGTGGATTCCACCTTCCTGGCCACCGCCTCCGATTCCGTGCGCATCGCACAGGGTGGTGGGATCGCCGACCTGGTTGGCAACGCGCCGGGAAGCAAGGTGTTGTGGACTCCGTTGGAAATCGGCCCCACCCGCCTGAAGCTGCAGGTCCAGCCGTGGCCCGCGATGGCCAATTACACGGGCTGGCAGATTCCGCCTTCCGAGCCTCCGTTGTCTGTCTATGTCCGTGCCACCGCCGCCGACCCATGGCGGGGTTTGGATGGCTCCGCACCCGCCCAGGACGCCAGCCACTATGCCGGACTGCTTCTGAAGACCAACAAGGACCTGGACGACGCGGCCATCTACGTCTACGACAACTCCGGCGTGGCGGTGACCAAGATCGACCTCTCGCCGGTGCAGGAACTGGTCCGCAAGGGCCTCTTGCCCACCACCATCCGCGGCGATGTCCAAGTGTGGATCGCCTGGAACGGCAAGGGCAGCACGATGTCGATGGCTTCCTCAGGCGTTTACTTGTTCCGAGTGATCGCCTGGAAGATGTTCGAAGGCAAGCGGGAGATGGTCCATCAGGTCTACACGCTGGGCTGGCGCAACCCCATCACCCCCGCTCCACCCAAGGATCTGCCCTTCCTGCCCCAATACGATTGGTAG
- a CDS encoding carbohydrate binding domain-containing protein: MKQCFKALSIGLLCLAAATSHAQNLIPNGNFESDTTGWALAINNTAAAGAATASMRSAAAAHTGSYGARVQVTAAQGSSNNWYIQLKVPTDNVVLAPNRSYKLTYWVKSTLASTYYGAFQVKMETTSYQNLAVSKSWTQGQAQASTGDVVTSPLVMVVSLGTDTGTFDFDDFVLEDIGPSKGPASIAFAAKPAWETGIYRNLFTEYGYSQAKSDEKVASTFNQLFFGDSATQRLYRIVPGDTTKAFIDATDYVLTEGQSYGMTIAVQMNRKDIFDKLWKFAKLHMQQKSGDNKGYFAWKVSSKSPFTPSDVNPAPDGEEYFVTSLYLADKRWGSTATAGDMLNYKEQADSILTYMVTSRASLGPLVDPASKQIVFSPAGNNPFTDPSYHLPAFYKMWGAFASHNNALWNAMADTSVAFFLRASNNSPYGIMPNYATFAGTPAVYASAQVTDSGSNAQRTFRYDTTYGADAHRTPMNIGAWWNWFQTDTNAFSETDKFLAFLRSKGGATLKYNQVYSITGLPCAPDGWSPGESQVGSNAAAVLASRDTANWAFVRAAFDQPTPTGQYRYYNGMVYMLAILHISGNFKAWGSPGMILQAGVDAKPLAIAPRALLSGRTLSLSGLSGSTVRLLDAQGRLSRTAPVVAGAASFTVPARGLWIVESGRSRSIVTAP; encoded by the coding sequence ATGAAACAATGTTTCAAGGCTTTGTCGATCGGGCTCCTCTGCCTGGCTGCCGCGACTTCGCACGCGCAGAACTTGATCCCCAACGGGAATTTCGAGTCCGACACCACAGGCTGGGCCCTGGCGATCAACAACACCGCCGCCGCTGGCGCCGCCACCGCCTCCATGCGTTCCGCCGCCGCCGCGCACACCGGCTCGTACGGCGCCCGCGTGCAGGTCACCGCCGCGCAGGGATCCTCCAACAATTGGTACATCCAGCTCAAGGTCCCCACCGACAACGTCGTCCTGGCACCGAATCGTTCCTACAAGCTCACCTACTGGGTGAAGTCCACCTTGGCCAGCACCTACTACGGCGCCTTCCAAGTCAAGATGGAAACGACCTCCTACCAGAACCTGGCCGTATCCAAGTCCTGGACCCAAGGCCAAGCACAGGCCTCCACGGGCGATGTGGTTACTTCCCCGCTGGTCATGGTCGTTTCGCTGGGAACCGACACCGGCACTTTCGACTTCGATGATTTCGTGTTGGAAGACATCGGCCCATCCAAGGGACCTGCCTCCATCGCCTTCGCCGCCAAGCCCGCCTGGGAAACCGGCATCTACCGCAACTTGTTCACCGAATACGGCTACTCGCAGGCCAAGTCGGATGAAAAGGTCGCCAGCACCTTCAATCAGCTGTTCTTCGGCGACAGCGCCACCCAGCGGCTGTATCGGATCGTTCCCGGCGACACCACCAAGGCGTTCATCGATGCCACGGACTACGTGCTCACCGAAGGCCAGAGCTACGGCATGACCATCGCCGTGCAGATGAACCGCAAGGACATCTTCGACAAGCTCTGGAAGTTCGCCAAGCTGCACATGCAGCAGAAGTCCGGCGACAACAAGGGCTACTTCGCCTGGAAGGTCAGCTCCAAGTCGCCGTTCACCCCCAGCGACGTGAACCCTGCTCCGGACGGCGAAGAATATTTCGTGACCTCGTTGTACCTGGCCGACAAGCGTTGGGGCAGCACCGCCACCGCCGGCGACATGCTCAACTACAAGGAACAGGCCGACAGCATCCTGACCTACATGGTCACCTCGCGCGCCTCGCTGGGACCGCTCGTGGACCCGGCCTCCAAGCAAATCGTGTTCTCGCCGGCCGGAAACAATCCGTTCACGGATCCCTCCTACCACCTGCCGGCCTTCTACAAGATGTGGGGCGCCTTCGCCAGCCACAACAACGCGCTCTGGAATGCCATGGCAGACACGTCTGTTGCGTTCTTCCTGCGCGCTTCCAACAACTCCCCCTACGGCATCATGCCCAACTACGCGACGTTCGCCGGCACGCCCGCCGTGTACGCCAGCGCCCAGGTGACAGATTCCGGATCCAATGCCCAACGCACCTTCCGCTACGACACCACCTACGGCGCCGACGCCCACCGCACACCCATGAACATCGGCGCCTGGTGGAACTGGTTCCAGACGGACACCAACGCGTTCTCGGAAACCGACAAGTTCCTCGCCTTCCTGCGCTCCAAGGGCGGCGCCACCCTGAAGTACAACCAGGTCTATTCCATCACGGGCCTTCCCTGCGCTCCGGACGGCTGGAGCCCCGGCGAAAGCCAAGTGGGATCCAACGCCGCGGCCGTTCTGGCCTCTCGTGACACCGCCAACTGGGCCTTCGTGCGTGCGGCGTTCGACCAACCCACCCCCACCGGTCAGTACCGCTACTACAACGGCATGGTCTACATGCTGGCCATCCTGCACATCTCCGGCAACTTCAAGGCCTGGGGATCGCCCGGCATGATCCTGCAGGCCGGCGTGGACGCCAAGCCCCTCGCGATCGCTCCCCGCGCGTTGCTTTCCGGCCGCACATTGTCGCTTTCTGGTCTGTCCGGCAGCACCGTGCGTCTCCTGGACGCCCAGGGCCGACTCTCGCGCACCGCACCCGTGGTGGCCGGCGCCGCATCCTTCACCGTGCCCGCCCGCGGCCTCTGGATCGTGGAATCCGGCCGTTCCCGGAGCATCGTCACCGCTCCCTGA
- a CDS encoding N-formylglutamate amidohydrolase: protein MDCFVITCEHGGNRIPPAYRRYFSPFKSLLQTHRGWDPGALEMARELAKAFGAPCVSSEVSRLVVDLNRSNGHPRQFFDAVPVDPPTIRAEIVAKHWAPYRCEVESLVSEAVDRKHRVIHIASHSFTPVLDGQVRNADVGLLYDPGRPDEVALCGRWKAAIHSIEPALRVRRNYPYLGKHDGLTAHLRKRFSPRSYIGIELEINHDTVFGPVPRWKVLRRTIIDSLRASTEPQTSVIRKNSQ from the coding sequence ATGGACTGCTTCGTCATCACATGCGAACATGGTGGCAACCGCATCCCGCCAGCTTATCGTCGCTATTTCTCTCCTTTCAAATCGCTGTTGCAGACCCATCGCGGCTGGGATCCGGGCGCCTTGGAAATGGCGCGGGAGCTGGCGAAGGCGTTTGGTGCGCCCTGCGTGAGCTCCGAGGTCAGTCGGCTCGTGGTGGACCTGAACCGTTCCAACGGCCACCCGCGCCAATTCTTCGATGCCGTTCCCGTCGATCCCCCGACCATCAGGGCAGAAATTGTCGCCAAGCACTGGGCGCCCTACCGTTGCGAGGTGGAATCGTTGGTATCGGAGGCGGTGGACCGGAAACATCGTGTGATCCACATCGCTTCGCACAGTTTCACGCCGGTCCTGGATGGCCAGGTGCGCAATGCCGATGTGGGTCTGCTCTACGACCCCGGTCGGCCGGACGAAGTGGCTCTGTGCGGGCGCTGGAAGGCGGCGATCCATTCCATCGAACCCGCCCTGCGCGTGCGGCGCAACTACCCCTATCTGGGCAAGCACGACGGTTTGACCGCGCATCTGCGCAAACGATTCTCGCCTCGGTCCTACATCGGCATCGAGCTGGAAATCAACCACGACACGGTGTTCGGGCCTGTACCACGCTGGAAGGTGTTGCGCAGGACGATCATCGATTCACTCCGAGCATCCACCGAACCTCAAACCAGCGTTATACGAAAGAACTCCCAATGA
- a CDS encoding transglutaminase family protein: MKIRLGFQMLYECPQPTPMIFNLNVHSSRVSDLASRDDLTFDPPVPMSAYRDLFGNWCSRVVAPAGRFLVSSDVVIRDSGLPDPVVPGAVQVPVQDLPEEALVFLLGSRYCETDQLSEIAWSLFGNAPMGWGRVQAICDFVHNHIAFGYEKARVTRTALEAYNEKVGVCRDYAHLAVAFCRCMNIPARYCTGYLGDMGTPPPYAPGDFAAWFEVYLGGHWYTFDPRNNTPRIGRILIARGRDAADVAMCSSFGQHTLVGFKVITDEILA, encoded by the coding sequence ATGAAGATTCGCCTCGGATTCCAGATGCTCTACGAGTGCCCGCAGCCCACACCCATGATCTTCAACCTGAACGTGCATTCTTCGCGCGTTTCCGATCTGGCCAGCCGCGACGATCTGACATTCGATCCTCCGGTCCCCATGTCCGCCTACCGCGACCTGTTCGGAAACTGGTGCAGTCGCGTGGTTGCCCCTGCTGGACGTTTTCTGGTATCCTCCGACGTGGTCATCCGCGATTCGGGCTTGCCCGATCCGGTGGTCCCCGGCGCCGTCCAGGTGCCCGTGCAGGATCTGCCCGAAGAGGCGCTGGTGTTCCTGCTGGGCAGCCGATATTGCGAAACCGACCAGTTGTCGGAAATTGCCTGGAGCCTGTTCGGAAACGCGCCCATGGGCTGGGGCCGCGTGCAGGCCATCTGCGATTTCGTGCACAACCACATCGCGTTCGGCTACGAAAAGGCCCGGGTGACCCGCACCGCGCTGGAAGCCTACAACGAGAAGGTGGGCGTATGCCGCGACTACGCGCATCTGGCCGTGGCGTTCTGTCGGTGCATGAACATCCCCGCCAGATACTGCACCGGATACCTGGGCGACATGGGAACCCCGCCGCCCTACGCGCCTGGCGATTTCGCCGCCTGGTTCGAGGTCTACCTGGGTGGCCACTGGTACACCTTCGATCCGCGCAACAACACGCCGCGCATCGGGCGGATTCTGATCGCCCGCGGACGCGATGCCGCCGACGTGGCCATGTGCAGCTCCTTTGGCCAGCACACCTTGGTGGGCTTCAAGGTGATCACCGACGAGATCCTGGCCTGA